The following are encoded together in the Leucoraja erinacea ecotype New England chromosome 13, Leri_hhj_1, whole genome shotgun sequence genome:
- the jam2a gene encoding LOW QUALITY PROTEIN: junctional adhesion molecule 2A (The sequence of the model RefSeq protein was modified relative to this genomic sequence to represent the inferred CDS: deleted 2 bases in 1 codon), with amino-acid sequence MAPLVAFLLSLNLLELIHRASGVTIISSDKDVEVNEFDTATLPCDYVLETASQARLEWKRIAGEHISFVYFDGRIVENYRERATMQGQSIVLQRVTRADTATYRCEVTAKQDSKIFAEISFKLVVLVPPATPTCKVPSSAMSGSTVELVCKESEGSPPSVYTWYKDNVVLMDVSAKDSTANNVSYTLNRSAGTLRFNPVRKSNSGTYYCEAHNKVGRSERCSLKFMQISDLDVTAIVIAVVTITLVLLLCGLGLCYACRRGYLGKRRSAKSNAATRTNTPPAAEDFKHTKSFVI; translated from the exons tcCATCGAGCCAGCGGGGTGACGATCATATCTTCAGATAAGGACGTGGAAGTCAACGAATTTGATA CGGCGACACTGCCGTGTGATTACGTGTTGGAGACGGCCTCGCAAGCTCGGCTGGAGTGGAAGCGCATCGCCGGGGAACACATCTCCTTCGTCTACTTCGATGGACGGATCGTGG AGAATTACAGGGAGCGTGCGACCATGCAGGGGCAGAGTATTGTGCTCCAGAGGGTGACCAGGGCCGACACTGCCACGTACCGCTGTGAGGTGACCGCCAAGCAGGACTCCAAGATCTTTGCCGAGATCTCCTTCAAGCTGGTGGTGCTGG tgCCGCCGGCCACGCCCACGTGCAAGGTGCCGAGCTCGGCGATGTCCGGATCGACGGTGGAGCTGGTGTGCAAGGAGAGTGAGGGCTCACCCCCCTCCGTCTACACCTGGTACAAGGACAACGTGGTCCTCATGGACGTCTCGGCCAAGGATTCCACCGCAAACAACGTCTCGTACACCCTGAACCGCAGCGCCGGCACTCTG AGGTTTAACCCGGTGAGGaagagcaacagcggcacctaCTACTGCGAGGCCCACAACAAGGTGGGGCGGTCAGAGCGATGCTCCCTCAAGTTCATGCAGATCA GCGACCTGGATGTGACTGCGATCGTCATTGCCGTGGTAACCATCACCCTGGTGCTGCTGCTG TGCGGCCTGGGCCTGTGTTACGCCTGCAGGAGGGGCTACCTGGGCA agAGACGATCGGCCAA gTCCAATGCAGCCACTCGCACCAACACCCCTCCTGCGGCTGAG GACTTCAAACACACCAAGTCTTTTGTCATCTGA
- the atp5pf gene encoding ATP synthase-coupling factor 6, mitochondrial — protein sequence MILQSLFRFSAAARSALSLQIQRNIGFTAVVFNKTKNLDPIQKLFLDKIRDYDTKSKKAGGVVDAGPEYQKNVDQEIAKLRRFYGGGDLEKFPEFKFEEPKFDEVTK from the exons ATGATTCTGCAAAGCCTCTTTCGGTTTTCGGCCGCCGCGCGGTCTGCACTCTCGCTTCAGATTCAGCGAAACATCGGCTTCACAGCCGTCGTGTTTAACAAGaccaagaacctcgacccaatACAGAAGCTCTTCTTGGACAAGATTCGTGACTACGACACCAAGAGCAA gaAAGCGGGCGGTGTTGTTGACGCTGGCCCAGAGTACCAGAAGAACGTGGACCAAGAGATCGCCAAGTTGCGGCGATTCTACGGCGGTGGAGACCTTGAGAAGTTCCCAGAATTTAAATTTGAGG AACCAAAATTTGATGAAGTCACCAAGTGA